The following is a genomic window from Manihot esculenta cultivar AM560-2 chromosome 9, M.esculenta_v8, whole genome shotgun sequence.
aaaatattaatcccATCTTAATCCATTtttcaaaactttgaaaaataataagtgAATTTCACCGcgctaaatattaattttcccTAAAATTTATTCATTCTCCCGCATTTATTTTAGTGCCTTCCTGGTTTGATTTCTGATTGTCGATAAAAACACTGAAAAGAACTCGCGCGCTCCTCTTATTGTCTTCTTCTTTATCGCTCAGTCGCCGACTCGGTGTCCTTTCTGGAGGAAGCTTTTCTGCACAATCAAGGTTAGACTCCGGCCCCTAACTTTCAATATTAATAATCGTTGTTTGGTTTCCGAGAGAACATATGAACCCGAAGTTTCGTGTTTAAAGTTGCAAATTAAGCCCTATCACGAGTTTCCTTTCCGATCGATTTCTTTTCGCTTTTGATCTTTTCGTGTAGTGAACGAATGGCTGAAATTTCATATGTTTTATATCATTTTCTTGGATTTCATTTAGGCGAGAGTTCGATACAAAAACCGTAATCTAACTGTTTGATGTTATGCGTTAGTGAGGGGCTAGCTTAATTCTAAAAGGCCTAGTTTGTGGATGTGATTCATGAAATATTGAAATTCAATCAGGAGCCCACTCATAGCGTTTATGACTTCGAAACTTCTTTGGTGGAGTTGAATCTTACATAGGCTCAGAAAATTGAGGTTTGATTTACTGTGTTACTGTAAAAACCTTACATAAGATCACCGTTCAGGATATGGATACGTCGAAACCTGCAATTTTTGTCAATGGAGGGCTGTTGCCCATGCATGTGCGGAAGAGGGTCCGAACTGTTATTCAAGTTCTTGGATCTGATCGTGGAACTGTCATTGGGAAATCAACAGATGACCACCAGCTTACTGTTAAAGGCTCCCCACCATCTGTTCCTCTTACAAATTTCGTTGAGGTTATTGGCATTGCTGACAGTGAAAAATCTATCCAAGCTGAAATATGGACCAACTTCGGCGACACTTTTGGTAAGACCTTTTTCTCTGCACCAGATTATCTTCCTAATGTTGCTTTGGGCCAAGTGGCCTATCTCCTGCATTGCTTTTAAAAGAAATGCTTTCTGTTGCCTGTTCCTTTTGAGTTGTTCAGGTGTTCAATGCAAATGATATTTATGTATACAAGTCTGTAGCATGGATAAATATGCAAACATCACTCTAGTAACTTCTGATTGCTATTGTACTGCACACTGAACGTTGTAGTTGTACAACTACTGACATGCAGATAACTTATAGAAGCTAACTATAAAGCCAGAAGATAACCATACAAGTACTTGTATGCCTTGGTAAAAAAACCTAATTGCAATCAAACAACATCTTGTTtgctgatttttttatttaattttaatggtcTATTTTCCATTTACAATCAAATGTCACAGCTAGCCagcaaattgaattttaatgcCTCTGGTGCGCATGCTGTGTGTTGAAGCTGGAAATTAACAAGGCACTAAGGTTATGTCTGGGTTGTTTGGTTGATCTAATTTTGAAGTATTCTTGGCGGTTATGCTTGTGATATGTTTTGGGGTTGAAATTCTTTTCAGTTCTTTGGGTCTATTTTCTCATGTTTTTAGTTGATATAAGCCATCTGTATCTTCTAATAGTCTATTCTTATTTTCGCAGATACATATTCCTACAATCAGCTTTGTCAGCTTGCAAATGGTGAATATCAGCTCTTGTTCCTCTGAGATTACTTGTCTTTACAAGTATCTATGCTCTGGGGTGCTTTTGGGTCTTGATGTAACTAGATGGTCGATGATGATAAATTTGGCCAGTTTTGTAGCTTTCATTACAATTTTGGATATTTCTTGAACCAATGTTTTGGTCTTTTGAGTAAATAATAAGTTTAGGTTCAGACAAAAACTAAACTTTAGGTTGAGTTGTACTTGTGAAAAACACATCACCAAAATCATTTGCACCAATGCTTTCTCATGCCACTCAAGCCACATCTTTGAAATCATCTCCTTCTTGAGCAATGAGGTGATCATCCTGCTCAGGTGAATCAGCAACAACCAATCAATACATATATTCCTTTTCTTCTGGTCTTGCTGGAAGAGAACGTCTATTGCTGTAGGGGTGATTGATGGGTGTCAGTGAACTTCTAATATTAAGATAGAGGATGTATCCACCATATTTGATTGATTAAAAGGAGGCTTCCGCATTCTGGGAATTGAAGTGTTTTATGGTGTATTCTTTATAGATGGCATTTGAGTCCAGTGTTATGCACGATTTTTAAGGGTTCGGAGCTAAACTGAAAAATCATATCAAAAcgtaaagaaaaaaatagatattataagaattgaattttatcaaattaaattatttagttaattgtttataattttttattaagctGAATTGAAATcgtattgaaattttataagaaaaattaattttataaatagatttttattagttttagtgatgttatgattttattatattgattGAATAATGtgctttatattttatataattttataaattatattattaaaattatataattaaatttaaataattttaattttaattttataagttatttaataatatatatataataaaaaattataaataaataaagatataaataaaataattatttatgatttatttgagatcgaataaaagtttaattcgTTATGTGTTT
Proteins encoded in this region:
- the LOC110622408 gene encoding replication protein A 14 kDa subunit A — encoded protein: MDTSKPAIFVNGGLLPMHVRKRVRTVIQVLGSDRGTVIGKSTDDHQLTVKGSPPSVPLTNFVEVIGIADSEKSIQAEIWTNFGDTFDTYSYNQLCQLANGEYQLLFL